One window of the Colletotrichum destructivum chromosome 4, complete sequence genome contains the following:
- a CDS encoding Putative mitochondrial carrier domain superfamily, with product MVAVATMPAPIGEPQRLEKKPVKFSNLLLGAGLNMFEVTTLGQPLEVVKTTMAANRGDGFGTALGRIWGRGGVLGFYQGLIPWAWIEASTKGAVLLFVASEAEYYARNAGASEFGGGIIGGITGGVAQAYATMGFCTCMKTVEITKHKLASTGVKPPSTFATFMDIYRKEGIKGINKGVNAVAIRQMTNWGSRFGLSRLAEQGIRDFTGKKEGEKLGAWEKILASGLGGGLSAWNQPIEVIRVEMQSKKEDTNRPKKMTVGNTFRYIYSTNGISGLYRGVAPRIGLGVWQTICMVALGDMAKTYVEKLTGDKVTAKH from the exons ATGGTTGCCGTCGCCACTATGCCCGCCCCCATCGGGGAGCCCCAGAggctggagaagaagcccgtcAAGTTCTCCAACCTGCTTTTGGGCGCCGGTCTCAACATGTTCGAGGTCACCACTCTCGGCCAGccgctcgaggtcgtcaagaccACCATGGCTGCCAACCGTGGCGACGGTTTTGGCACTGCCCTGGGCCGCATTTGGGGACGTGGAGGTGTCCTTGGCT TCTACCAGGGTCTCATCCCTTGGGCCTGGATTGAAGCCTCCACCAAGGGCGCCGTCTTGCTCTTCGTCGCCTCTGAAGCCGAGTACTACGCCCGCAATGCTGGTGCCTCCGAATTCGGCGGTGGTATCATTGGTGGTATCACTGGTGGTGTCGCCCAGGCCTATGCTACCATGGGTTTCTGCACTTGCATGAAGACGGTTGAGATTACCAAGCACAAGCTGGCCTCCACGGGCGTCAAGCCCCCCAGCACCTTCGCCACTTTCATGGACATCTACCGTAAGGAGGGTATCAAGGGCATTAATAAGGGTGTCAACGCCGTTGCCATCCGTCAGATGACCAACTGGGGTTCTCGTTTCGGTCTCTCCCGTCTGGCCGAGCAGGGTATCCGTGACTTCAccggcaagaaggagggcgagaagctcggcgccTGGGAGAAGATCCTCGCGTCTGGTCTCGGTGGTGGTCTGTCCGCCTGGAACCAGCCCATCGAGGTCATCCGTGTCGAGATGCAgtccaagaaggaggacaCCAACCGCccgaagaagatgacggtcGGCAACACTTTCCGCTACATTTACTCCACCAACGGTATCTCGGGTCTCTACCGCGGTGTTGCTCCCCGCATTGGTCTCGGCGTTTGGCAGACGATTTGCATGGTTGCTTTGGGTGATAT GGCGAAGACTtacgtcgagaagctcaccGGAGACAAGGTCACGGCTAAGCATTAA
- a CDS encoding Putative citrate synthase — translation MSVARLSSSALRTSLRASPFKVSAFNAARCYSSKNQTLKERFAELLPEKIEEVKALRKEHGSKVIDKVTLDQVYGGARGIKCLVWEGSVLDAEEGIRFRGKTIPECQELLPKAPGGKEPLPEGLFWLLLTGEVPTEQQVRDLSAEWAARSDIPKFVEELIDHCPTDLHPMAQFSLAVTALEHTSSFAKAYAKGVNKKDYWGYTFEDSMDLIAKLPTIAARIYQNVFKGGKVAPVQKDKDYSFNFANQLGFGNNTDFIELLRLYLTIHTDHEGGNVSAHTTHLVGSALSSPFLSVAAGLNGLAGPLHGLANQEVLNWLTEMKKSVGDDLSDKAITDYLWSTLNAGRVVPGYGHAVLRKTDPRYSAQRKFAQEKMPNDPMFQLVSQVYKIAPKVLTEHGKTKNPFPNVDAHSGVLLQYYGLTEANYYTVLFGVSRAIGVLPQLIIDRALGAPIERPKSFSTAKWAELAKKL, via the exons ATGTCTGTAGCGCGTCTTTCCTCCTCTGCTCTGAGGACCTCCCTCAGAGCCTCCCCTTTCAAGGTGTCTGCTTTCAACGCTGCCCGCTGCTACTCTTCCAAGAACCAG ACCTTGAAGGAGCGCTTCGCTGAGCTCCTCCCCGAGAAGATTGAGGAGGTCAAGGCTCTGAGAAA AGAGCATGGCTCCAAGGTCATCGACAAGGTCACTCTCGACCAGGTCTACGGTGGTGCCCGTGGCATCAAGTGCCTCGTCTGGGAGGGTTCCgtccttgacgccgaggagggtATTCGTTTCCGCGGCAAGACCATCCCTGAGTGCCAGGAGCTCCTCCCCAAGGCTCCCGGTGGCAAGGAGCCTCTTCCTGAGG GTCTCTTCTGGCTTCTCCTGACCGGTGAGGTCCCTACCGAGCAGCAGGTCCGCGACCTGTCCGCCGAGTGGGCCGCCCGCTCCGACATCCCCAAgttcgtcgaggagctcatcGACCACTGCCCCACCGACCTTCACCCCATGGCCCAGTTCTCGCTggccgtcaccgccctcgagcaCACCTCGTCGTTCGCCAAGGCCTACGCCAAGGGTGTCAACAAGAAGGACTACTGGGGATACACCTTTGAGGACTCCATGGACCTGATTGCCAAGCTGCCCACCATTGCCGCTCGCATCTATCAGAACGTCttcaagggcggcaaggtcgcCCCCGTccagaaggacaaggactACTCGTTCAACTTCGCCAACCAGCTCGGCTTCGGTAACAACACCGACTTCATTGAGCTCCTCCGTCTCTACCTGACCATCCACACGGACCACGAGGGTGGCAACGTCTCTGCCCACACCACCCACTTGGTCGGCAGTGCTCTGTCCTCCCCCTTCCTGTCCGTTGCCGCTGGTCTCAACGGTCTGGCCGGCCCTCTCCACGGCCTGGCCAACCAGGAGGTCCTCAACTGGCTCAccgagatgaagaagtcCGTTGGCGATGACCTTAGCGACAAGGCCATCACCGACTACCTCTGGTCCACGCTGAACGCTGGCCGCGTCGTCCCCGGTTACGgccacgccgtcctccgCAAGACCGACCCCCGCTACTCGGCCCAGCGCAAGTTCGCTCAGG AGAAGATGCCCAACGACCCCATGTTCCAGCTCGTCAGCCAGGTCTACAAGATCGCCCCCAAGGTCCTCACCGAGCACGGCAAGACCAAGAACCCCTTCCCCAACGTCGATGCCCACTCTGGTGTCCTCCTCCAGTACTACGGTCTCACCGAGGCCAACTACTACACCGTCCTCTTCGGTGTCTCCCGCGCCATCGGTGTCCTTCCCCAGCTCATCATCGACCGCGCCCTTGGCGCGCCCATCGAGCGCCCCAAGTCCTTCTCCACTGCCAAGTGggccgagctcgccaagaAGCTTTAA
- a CDS encoding Putative RNA recognition motif domain, CID domain, RNA-binding domain superfamily: MATAAPVVELEAALKAISDYKAPGVTGTRIAAMTSICVQNVQYESVLIQKLFTYLKMATPPYKLGILYVVDSVIRKWREQALFHKQTTDENAADGTYGAGVYRLTTLMPSLINDVLRILPDGYQDKLNKLLEIWHKGGTFPPEMIESFQYKLDITLVPAPVLSYTPEGSPPPDLVERMGYNRPVAAPSAPAQMSAPDATNILAKLQKLAKASQEQSLNSIQNQTHGRPHDGGHNQTYGQPQHEGQNRHNSQGHDNGQPHNLAQPQIPVQAQSNSQVPSPLQELLSKISTFGQSQPQPQPQPQPSVPSMNSQQSSYSMAPLSGGISAALAPAPAPLPFPQLQPQPGGMQFPGLPQMSQMPQLPQIPQWPQMPQMPQMPQIPQTTQSLAGVPPTAVDQMTMFQTLLNQGISAEHLAAMIAAVNGGQSGAAPVAPPVSVAPTVTAAQNYYTSGQGYGGSAQLYGNSDQHRYNDRARSPDRLQGRSRSRSPGRHWDQRGSSRDPRENGADYGRRSPDRGRHNSRDSRRGSDYRQRSPPPSRDGGRSNSSRHGSSDKWIDYDQSLPEGHIKVLSRTLFVGGLNGMPERQIRDIFSRYGQVQTVIINKEGRHAFVKMTNRPDAARAKAAMEKLAEQRRRGGTPPLRVRWGVGYGPRDACNYGKGVSVILIDVLTDADRKWMFTAEYGGTGGKPLTSGMVVEEPDIEIGAGVSSKAISKHMKTDKSGNNGPRSTRSGRDASRDDPGHWQSGRKDAKVSGANAQPLPQQFPFGIGTLPNGMPAYPPGFAFPASKGN, encoded by the exons ATGGCTACTGCTGCCCCTGTCGTGGAGCTTGAAGCCGCTCTCAAGGCAATCTCAGACTACAAGGCTCCTGGCGTTACAGGCACTCGCATTGCTGCTATGACCAGCATCTGTGTTCAAAATGTTCAG TATGAGTCGGTCCTCATTCAGAAGTTGTTCACCTACCTCAAGATGGCAACCCCTCCCTACAAGCTTGGCATTCTTTATGTTGTCGACTCGGTGATCCGCAAGTGGCGTGAACAGGCTCTGTTCCATAAGCAGACAACCGACGAGAACGCTGCAGATGGCACTTATGGTGCTGGCGTGTACCGACTGACTACGCTTATGCCTAGCCTCATCAATGATGTGCTTCGAATTTTGCCTGATGGCTACCAG GACAAACTGAATAAGTTGCTGGAGATTTGGCACAAGGGCGGCACTTTCCCACCTGAGATGATAGAGTCATTCCAGTACAAGCTGGATATTACGCTTGTTCCTGCTCCAG TCCTGTCCTACACGCCGGAGGGTAGCCCCCCTCCAGACCTGGTCGAGCGGATGGGCTACAACAGACCAGTGGCTGCGCCCTCTGCCCCTGCCCAGATGTCTGCGCCAGACGCCACCAATATCCTGGCCAAACTACAGAAGCTCGCGAAAGCCTCGCAAGAGCAGAGTCTGAACAGCATCCAGAATCAGACTCATGGACGGCCTCATGATGGCGGCCACAACCAGACTTATGGGCAGCCTCAGCATGAAGGTCAGAATCGCCACAACAGCCAGGGTCATGATAACGGCCAACCCCATAATCTTGCCCAGCCCCAGATTCCTGTCCAGGCCCAGAGCAACTCGCAGGTCCCGTCTCCTCTGCAGGAGCTGCTCTCCAAAATCTCGACTTTCGGCCAgtcgcagccgcagccgcagccgcagccgcagccgtCGGTCCCTTCCATGAACTCTCAGCAGTCCTCTTACTCCATGGCTCCCTTGTCTGGCGGCATCTCTGCTGCGCTagctccggctccggctccacTGCCCTTCCCCCAGCTCCAGCCTCAGCCTGGTGGCATGCAGTTTCCGGGCCTTCCTCAGATGTCTCAAATGCCTCAGTTGCCGCAGATCCCTCAATGGCCGCAGATGCCGCAGATGCCGCAGATGCCGCAGATTCCCCAGACTACCCAGTCCCTCGCTGGTGTCCCTCCCACCGCAGTCGATCAAATGACGATGTTTCAGACGCTTCTCAACCAGGGTATCAGCGCTGAACACTTGGCCGCTATGATCGCCGCGGTCAACGGCGGTCAGAGCGGTGCTGCTCCCGTTGCGCCTCCTGTTTCTGTGGCCCCAACCGTGACTGCTGCGCAGAACTACTACACCTCGGGACAGGGATATGGCGGCTCTGCTCAGCTCTACGGCAACTCTGACCAGCATCGGTACAATGACCGCGCGCGATCCCCGGACCGACTCCAGGGTCGCTCTCGTTCGAGATCGCCCGGCCGCCACTGGGACCAGCGCGGATCTTCGCGAGACCCCCGTGAGAATGGCGCTGATTATGGTCGTCGCTCTCccgaccgaggccgtcacAATAGTAGAGACAGCCGCCGAGGCAGCGACTACCGTCAACGTAGTCCGCCTCCGAGCCGCGATGGCGGCCGCAGCAACAGTTCTCGTCACGGTTCGAGCGATAAGTGGATCGACTATGATCAATCTCTCCCTGAGGGCCATATCAAGGTTCTTAGCAGAACCCTCTTCGTCGGAGGTCTCAA TGGTATGCCAGAGCGTCAGATTCGCGATATCTTCAGCCGTTACGGCCAAGTTCAGACGGTCATCATTAACAAAGAGGGACGTCATGCCTTCGTGAAGATGACAAACCGCCCCGACGCTGCCCGTgccaaggcggccatggAGAAACTGGCTGAACAGCGAAGACGTGGTGGTACCCCGCCGCTCCGA GTCAGATGGGGCGTGGGCTATGGTCCTCGTGATGCTTGCAACTATGGCAAAGGCGTCAGTGTCATCCTGATCGATGTGCTCACCGACGCAGACCGCAAGTGGATGTTCACCGCTGAGTATGGCGGCACTGGCGGCAAGCCCCTCACGTCGGGCATGGTGGTCGAGGAGCCTGACATCGAGATTGGCGCTGGCGTATCTTCCAAGGCCATCAGCAAGCACATGAAGACGGACAAGAGCGGTAACAACGGTCCTCGTTCTACCCGTAGCGGACGCGATGCCAGCCGTGATGACCCTGGCCACTGGCAAAGTGGCCGCAAAGATGCCAAAGTCTCTGGAGCCAACGCCCAGCCGCTTCCCCAGCAGTTCCCATTTGGTATCGGTACCTTGCCCAACGGCATGCCTGCGTACCCTCCTGGCTTCGCGTTCCCCGCCTCCAAGGGCAACTAA